The following proteins are co-located in the Marinomonas profundi genome:
- a CDS encoding IS3 family transposase (programmed frameshift): MSGKRYTDEFKIEAVKQVTERGYKIAEVAERLGVSYKSMHDWIARYSKPEVTRKAEDSALSEVQRLKAELKRVTEERDIFKGGRRVLCRGVKEKYTFIKSRLHDYSIVVLCRTLQVHRSGFYAWLDCPKSRREQEDDELAITIKTHWLESGCVYGYRNITKDLKGEGKSCGKNRVLRVMRREGLKALIGYKRHPVFYRGSERNTAPNTLNREFIVPEPDQVWVTDFTYIRTKEGWLYVTVVVDLFSRLVVGWSMRSKATAESVIDALLMAIWRRRPTKRVLVHSDQGAQYTSKDWQTFLKDNNLEASMSRRGNCHDNAVAESFFSLLKKERVRNRTYKTRSDARSEIFDYIECFYNPKRHHGSNNGLSPLQYEKRYFTELETV, from the exons ATGAGTGGAAAACGCTATACCGATGAGTTCAAAATTGAAGCCGTTAAACAAGTCACTGAGCGCGGCTATAAGATTGCAGAAGTGGCTGAGCGACTCGGCGTTAGTTACAAAAGTATGCATGATTGGATTGCCCGATACAGCAAACCAGAAGTGACCAGAAAAGCGGAAGATTCAGCTCTGTCAGAGGTCCAGCGACTCAAAGCTGAACTTAAACGGGTGACCGAAGAGAGGGACATTT TTAAAGGAGGCCGCCGTGTACTTTGCCGGGGAGTCAAAGAAAAGTACACGTTCATAAAATCACGGCTCCACGACTATTCTATTGTTGTCTTGTGTCGAACACTGCAAGTCCATAGGAGCGGTTTTTACGCTTGGCTGGACTGTCCAAAAAGTCGACGAGAGCAAGAAGATGATGAACTTGCCATCACCATTAAAACGCATTGGCTTGAGAGTGGTTGTGTTTACGGATACCGCAATATCACCAAAGACCTAAAAGGAGAAGGTAAGTCTTGTGGGAAAAATCGAGTGCTAAGGGTGATGCGCCGCGAGGGTTTAAAAGCGCTAATAGGCTACAAACGCCACCCTGTTTTTTATCGTGGGTCTGAACGTAATACAGCCCCCAACACACTAAATAGAGAGTTTATTGTCCCAGAACCAGATCAAGTATGGGTAACCGATTTTACGTACATCCGGACAAAAGAAGGCTGGCTTTACGTGACCGTCGTTGTTGATCTATTTTCTAGATTGGTCGTAGGATGGTCAATGAGATCAAAGGCGACAGCGGAGTCAGTTATTGATGCTTTACTCATGGCGATTTGGCGACGACGCCCCACAAAAAGAGTACTGGTACACTCAGATCAAGGCGCTCAATATACCTCGAAAGATTGGCAAACCTTCTTAAAAGATAATAATCTAGAAGCCAGTATGAGTCGTCGTGGTAACTGCCATGATAATGCTGTTGCGGAAAGCTTTTTCTCATTGTTAAAAAAAGAAAGAGTCCGCAATCGAACCTACAAAACAAGAAGTGATGCTCGTTCAGAGATTTTTGATTATATCGAATGCTTTTATAATCCAAAGCGACACCATGGATCAAATAATGGATTATCGCCACTGCAATATGAGAAGCGATATTTTACGGAGCTAGAAACTGTCTAG
- the nadC gene encoding carboxylating nicotinate-nucleotide diphosphorylase, whose product MYKLDNTTLQIAIAANVSAALTEDIASGDINALLIPESQTAIAKIITRQDAVLCGTAWVSETFRQVDPSVKLLWHFNDGDNLKADDLIVEVTGPARSLLTGERTALNFLQLMSAVATRTRYFVSKIGRNPVELIDTRKTIPGLRLAQKYAVTCGGGQNHRMGLYDAFLIKENHIAACGGIDKAVQVARTLVPNKLIEVETESLEELEQALQSGVDIIMLDNFSLEDTKKAVELSRGKAKIEASGGINDDTLIDIIQAGVDYVSMGTLTKDIKAVDLSMRLYMEA is encoded by the coding sequence ATGTACAAATTAGATAATACAACGTTACAGATTGCGATTGCTGCAAATGTGAGTGCAGCTCTTACTGAAGATATCGCGAGTGGAGACATCAACGCGTTATTGATCCCAGAGTCTCAAACGGCTATTGCAAAAATTATTACACGGCAGGATGCCGTGCTATGCGGAACAGCTTGGGTGAGCGAGACCTTCCGCCAAGTTGATCCTTCGGTCAAACTGCTCTGGCATTTTAACGATGGTGATAACCTCAAAGCTGATGATCTGATTGTTGAGGTTACTGGACCCGCCCGCTCACTCCTCACAGGTGAAAGAACAGCGCTTAATTTTCTTCAGTTAATGTCAGCTGTTGCAACGCGAACTCGATACTTTGTTAGTAAAATCGGTAGAAACCCTGTAGAGCTCATCGACACTCGAAAAACAATACCTGGGCTAAGACTGGCTCAAAAATATGCTGTCACTTGTGGTGGCGGGCAGAACCATAGAATGGGTTTGTATGATGCATTTTTGATAAAAGAGAATCATATCGCAGCTTGCGGTGGTATCGATAAGGCTGTTCAGGTCGCACGAACTCTGGTGCCAAATAAGCTCATCGAAGTTGAAACAGAATCACTCGAGGAACTAGAGCAAGCTCTTCAATCCGGTGTGGATATAATTATGTTGGATAATTTTTCATTAGAAGATACTAAGAAAGCGGTAGAATTAAGCCGCGGTAAGGCGAAAATCGAAGCCTCTGGTGGTATAAATGACGATACGCTGATAGACATCATACAAGCTGGCGTTGACTATGTATCAATGGGTACACTCACCAAAGATATTAAAGCTGTCGATTTATCGATGCGACTATACATGGAAGCATAG
- a CDS encoding TRAP transporter permease, translated as MSNILSSILETGTKRQLSPKLARILQSIAAIIALGVIYTTTIVYVDLFAMTIVFLSSMLALLFLMYTSGSRGRTDSPSLIDWVLSLTSVAAGVYFIVESSRIVERITLLFPLEMPDLIAGSALFFLTIEATRRTVGFGLTSVVTIFLLYNLFGHGLPAGLGFREVGYNHFLDIMMFTSDGLFGVPLRVAATYAFLFVLFGTFLSRAGGADFFFDLASAVAGRRVGGPAKIAVISSGLYGTMSGSPTSDVVTTGSITIPMMQRLGYGKSLSGSVEVAASAGGSLLPPVMGSAAFIMAEYTGIEYRDIAIAGIVPALLYYVCVYTQVHLRSEKMGLKGLEENEVSTVKVAMSNGGLFIIPLLVLSVALVMGYSPTYVAAFASLSVIAVAAIKPSTRMGLKSIWEALGETTLRMVSVTAACAAAGLVIGGISMTGLGGKFADLVFMLAGSSSILVLIISALLAIILGMGMPTPSAFILAAVLVGPTLSSLDFSAMQSNMFILYFAVLSAMTPPVAVAAFAASAIADAKPLGIAVGAVRLAITAFVVPFAFMYGEGLLLEGPITGIILNCLTASLGVIVLSAGIEGYWRAPLSGIAQAMLLVAGLMFLAPSIIALGIATALVMAVVLITPHLRSPAKLA; from the coding sequence ATGTCGAATATACTTTCATCAATATTAGAGACTGGTACTAAACGTCAGTTGAGTCCCAAGCTTGCCCGAATACTCCAATCAATCGCAGCAATAATAGCGTTAGGAGTAATTTACACAACTACTATCGTCTACGTCGATCTCTTTGCGATGACGATCGTATTTTTGTCATCAATGCTAGCTCTTCTATTTTTAATGTATACGTCTGGATCTAGGGGGCGTACTGATTCTCCAAGTTTAATCGACTGGGTGCTTTCGCTTACCAGCGTAGCGGCCGGTGTTTACTTTATAGTAGAAAGTTCTCGAATCGTAGAACGGATTACGTTGTTATTTCCTCTGGAAATGCCCGACCTTATTGCGGGCTCGGCACTATTTTTCCTGACAATCGAAGCCACGCGAAGAACAGTCGGATTTGGCTTAACCAGCGTAGTAACGATTTTTTTGCTCTACAATCTCTTTGGGCATGGTTTGCCCGCGGGACTTGGTTTTCGTGAAGTGGGATATAATCACTTTCTTGATATCATGATGTTCACCAGTGATGGGCTATTTGGAGTACCACTTCGAGTGGCAGCAACTTATGCTTTTCTATTTGTTCTCTTTGGTACCTTTTTATCCCGAGCTGGTGGAGCAGATTTCTTCTTTGATCTTGCATCAGCTGTAGCGGGAAGACGTGTAGGCGGTCCAGCAAAGATCGCTGTTATCTCTTCAGGTCTTTATGGAACGATGTCAGGTAGTCCGACATCGGACGTTGTTACGACGGGGTCTATCACGATTCCTATGATGCAGCGTTTGGGATACGGGAAGTCATTGTCTGGAAGTGTTGAGGTTGCTGCCTCGGCTGGTGGTAGTTTGCTGCCCCCCGTTATGGGGTCAGCAGCATTTATCATGGCGGAGTATACGGGTATCGAGTACCGTGATATTGCTATCGCGGGCATTGTGCCAGCATTACTTTACTACGTATGCGTTTATACACAGGTTCATTTGCGATCTGAAAAAATGGGCCTTAAAGGTTTAGAGGAGAACGAAGTTTCAACGGTAAAAGTAGCAATGTCGAACGGCGGATTGTTCATTATTCCTCTACTAGTCCTTTCAGTAGCTCTTGTTATGGGGTATTCGCCTACATATGTTGCAGCATTTGCTTCTTTAAGTGTCATTGCTGTTGCTGCGATAAAGCCTTCGACTCGCATGGGTCTAAAATCCATTTGGGAAGCACTCGGTGAAACGACCCTTAGAATGGTTTCGGTAACAGCTGCTTGTGCAGCTGCTGGTCTCGTTATTGGTGGTATTTCAATGACTGGACTTGGTGGTAAATTTGCAGACCTAGTGTTCATGCTTGCGGGTAGTAGCAGTATATTGGTTCTGATTATCTCAGCATTGTTGGCGATTATACTGGGTATGGGGATGCCAACACCCTCAGCATTTATACTCGCGGCAGTATTGGTAGGGCCGACCTTAAGTTCGCTTGATTTCTCTGCGATGCAGTCAAACATGTTCATTCTTTACTTTGCGGTGCTTTCCGCTATGACCCCGCCGGTGGCTGTCGCTGCATTTGCTGCTTCTGCTATTGCTGATGCGAAACCACTAGGAATAGCTGTTGGAGCGGTAAGGCTAGCGATTACAGCATTCGTGGTTCCATTCGCCTTTATGTATGGAGAAGGGTTACTACTTGAAGGTCCGATAACTGGGATAATCCTGAACTGCCTGACTGCTTCCCTAGGTGTTATCGTGCTAAGTGCAGGAATAGAAGGATACTGGAGAGCTCCTCTATCAGGCATAGCGCAGGCTATGTTGTTGGTGGCTGGTCTAATGTTCTTAGCACCGAGTATCATCGCATTGGGCATTGCTACCGCTTTGGTGATGGCTGTTGTCCTGATCACACCTCATCTGAGGTCTCCAGCCAAATTAGCTTAA
- a CDS encoding TAXI family TRAP transporter solute-binding subunit: MLSSLKKCLAVSLTAAALLQMPTVQAESYEMTIAGASPGGLWSLLGAGLDSSVRAAYPDSKITYQTSGGGIANIGQLDRNQADLAIVHDAELLLAKKGGLPFREPIDSIRVLSYLYTWAPMQTLVRNSFAEEYGIHTFEDIAKVKPPITIAINKRGNIASNVAVEMLNAIGVTEKDIESWGGKVIYAASSEQVSLITDRRADLMINSLFVRHSSIQQAANSVELTLLGMDPATVEAVNKASGTIPFVIPEGTYEWSPGKVDTPSLGATLAVRVDMDDQKAYNLTKAIYENYQQIAGVHAAMKALTPEAMASVTVVPYHPGALKYLVEAGLR; this comes from the coding sequence ATGTTATCAAGTTTGAAAAAGTGTCTTGCAGTTTCGTTAACGGCAGCTGCATTGCTTCAAATGCCAACTGTACAGGCTGAGTCATATGAAATGACTATTGCAGGTGCGTCTCCGGGAGGGCTGTGGAGCTTATTAGGCGCTGGTTTAGATTCAAGCGTCAGAGCTGCATATCCTGATTCAAAAATAACTTATCAAACCTCTGGTGGTGGTATTGCCAACATTGGTCAGCTAGACCGGAATCAAGCGGATCTGGCCATTGTTCACGATGCAGAATTGCTATTGGCTAAAAAAGGGGGATTACCGTTTCGCGAACCGATAGATTCCATTCGTGTTCTTTCCTATTTGTATACCTGGGCTCCGATGCAGACGCTTGTACGTAACAGCTTTGCAGAAGAGTATGGCATTCATACCTTTGAAGATATCGCTAAAGTTAAACCACCGATCACAATTGCTATCAACAAGCGTGGTAACATCGCATCAAATGTAGCCGTTGAAATGCTGAATGCAATCGGTGTTACTGAAAAGGATATCGAAAGCTGGGGTGGTAAAGTTATCTATGCGGCTTCAAGTGAACAGGTGTCTTTGATTACGGATCGCCGAGCAGATCTAATGATCAACTCGCTCTTCGTGCGCCACAGTTCTATTCAACAGGCAGCTAACAGTGTCGAATTAACCTTGCTAGGCATGGATCCAGCAACCGTTGAAGCGGTAAACAAGGCAAGTGGAACAATTCCTTTTGTTATTCCTGAAGGGACCTATGAATGGTCACCAGGAAAGGTCGATACCCCGTCCTTGGGTGCAACCCTCGCTGTAAGAGTTGATATGGATGATCAGAAAGCTTACAACCTAACAAAGGCCATCTATGAAAATTACCAGCAAATCGCTGGTGTACATGCAGCTATGAAAGCGTTAACTCCTGAGGCTATGGCCTCTGTCACTGTGGTTCCATACCACCCAGGTGCGTTGAAGTATCTGGTAGAAGCAGGCTTACGTTAA
- a CDS encoding Rieske 2Fe-2S domain-containing protein codes for MLTPQENELLTHVMPTDPMGKLMRQHWTPVCLLEEVKECDGTPVLVEALGSRYVAFRDTEGRVGLLDELCPHRSASLVLGRNEDCGIRCLYHGWKFDVEGNVVAMASEPPEAEKSMCSKVKHKAYKTVEWGGFLWAWLGEGDSPEFKKPAFAPNEDVQVSILKIRLPCNWAQVLEGQIDSAHSSSLHSSDMVPAKVESAAADDQSWYRPSTDKSPRMQSAKTDYGFHYAAIRRPIANAATHDYIRITQYVAPYYALIPPNTSYNVAAVIVPIDNENCNFHFIAWGNPETTPDTTAWRKFARAVPGEDVDPITWATVGTMENRFRQDRIKMKEGDFTGIAGIPNQDTAMWVSMGKIVNRTDDILGSSDLAIVEFRRTMVEAAQKVADGEPAIGSAPSILQSSIASFQGVVPKESDWRELWKENVVAG; via the coding sequence ATGCTTACACCACAAGAAAATGAATTATTAACTCATGTTATGCCGACCGACCCGATGGGTAAGCTTATGCGTCAGCATTGGACGCCGGTTTGTTTGCTCGAAGAGGTTAAAGAGTGCGATGGAACTCCAGTGTTGGTTGAAGCTTTGGGTTCTCGTTATGTAGCATTTCGCGATACCGAAGGTCGAGTGGGCTTATTGGATGAACTTTGTCCTCACCGCTCGGCGTCTTTGGTGCTCGGTCGTAATGAAGATTGTGGTATCCGCTGCTTGTATCACGGCTGGAAGTTTGATGTGGAAGGTAACGTTGTAGCAATGGCTTCTGAGCCACCAGAAGCAGAAAAGTCTATGTGCTCTAAAGTGAAGCACAAAGCTTATAAAACAGTTGAGTGGGGCGGATTCCTTTGGGCATGGTTGGGTGAAGGTGATTCTCCTGAATTTAAAAAGCCAGCGTTTGCACCTAATGAAGATGTGCAAGTTTCGATCCTCAAAATCCGCTTGCCATGTAACTGGGCTCAAGTTCTAGAAGGTCAGATTGACTCAGCTCATTCTTCATCATTGCACTCTTCGGACATGGTGCCTGCAAAAGTTGAAAGTGCGGCTGCGGACGATCAAAGCTGGTACCGTCCATCAACTGATAAGTCCCCGCGTATGCAGTCTGCGAAAACTGATTATGGATTCCATTACGCTGCTATTCGTCGTCCTATCGCTAACGCTGCAACCCATGACTACATTCGTATCACTCAGTATGTCGCGCCTTACTACGCGTTGATTCCGCCTAACACTTCATACAATGTTGCAGCGGTCATCGTTCCGATCGACAATGAAAACTGTAACTTCCACTTTATCGCATGGGGTAATCCTGAAACTACACCAGATACGACTGCTTGGCGTAAATTCGCTCGTGCAGTACCGGGTGAAGATGTCGATCCAATCACTTGGGCTACTGTAGGTACTATGGAAAACCGCTTCCGTCAGGATCGTATAAAAATGAAAGAGGGTGATTTTACTGGTATTGCGGGCATACCAAACCAAGATACCGCGATGTGGGTATCGATGGGTAAAATTGTTAACCGTACCGATGATATTCTTGGTTCTTCTGATTTAGCGATTGTGGAATTCCGTCGCACTATGGTAGAAGCTGCTCAGAAAGTTGCTGATGGTGAACCTGCTATCGGTAGTGCACCATCAATTCTTCAATCGTCAATCGCTTCTTTCCAAGGAGTTGTACCAAAAGAATCGGATTGGCGCGAACTTTGGAAAGAAAACGTAGTGGCTGGATAA
- a CDS encoding class II aldolase/adducin family protein, whose amino-acid sequence MNDTILESVINDLVTANLILFNEGVLDAFGHVSVRNPHNRDHFFLARNMAPGLVTKEDILEFNLEGETVNNDPRKVYLERYIHSEIYRKRDDVEAIVHSHSHSVVPFSVVKSASLKPMCHMSGFMGTSVPIFEIRDVAGDETNMLITSQELGSSLTQSLGENTLVLMRGHGSTVVAPSLKQAVYRAIYVEVNAQLQIEASRLGPVEFLSEGEAHATQITNEGQVDRPWNLWKTRAIKAQKSWLPEV is encoded by the coding sequence ATGAATGATACAATATTAGAAAGCGTAATAAATGATCTAGTGACTGCAAATTTAATTTTATTTAATGAAGGTGTACTGGATGCTTTCGGTCATGTAAGCGTAAGAAATCCTCATAACAGAGATCATTTTTTCTTAGCTCGAAATATGGCCCCAGGGCTTGTTACCAAAGAGGATATACTAGAGTTTAACCTTGAGGGTGAAACTGTAAACAACGATCCCAGGAAGGTCTATCTAGAACGTTATATTCACAGTGAAATCTACCGGAAGCGAGATGATGTAGAAGCAATCGTCCATAGCCATTCTCATTCTGTTGTCCCCTTCAGTGTTGTAAAGTCCGCCTCTTTAAAACCTATGTGCCACATGAGTGGATTCATGGGTACAAGCGTCCCCATATTTGAGATACGAGATGTTGCGGGTGATGAAACCAACATGTTGATTACCAGCCAAGAACTTGGTTCTTCATTAACGCAATCTCTTGGAGAAAATACCTTAGTGCTGATGAGAGGACATGGCTCTACAGTCGTTGCTCCCAGCCTAAAACAAGCAGTTTATAGAGCGATTTATGTAGAAGTTAATGCACAATTACAGATCGAAGCTTCCAGACTAGGACCGGTTGAATTTCTATCAGAAGGAGAAGCACACGCCACTCAAATAACCAACGAAGGGCAAGTAGACCGCCCATGGAATCTATGGAAAACACGAGCGATAAAAGCTCAGAAGTCTTGGCTGCCAGAAGTTTGA
- a CDS encoding DMT family transporter: protein MIYALLSSVMFAATFLLVKIGRESASHLSVLWITLTINVVVLALSTLFIDIPKSLNLLDLKFFIISGIFAPLLGRLFQFVGMSKLGANTTTALTLTHPLITVFIGLLFLDESGNVVQILGGFLIITGSVLIAIFSGSNANLGISNGHQIYLLYPLLASLTYGISIALRKVGIDQLNSPVLASAVTVSSSWTILSLYVLVTRCKVSCSGREFTYFFFAGIVSSIGPIFLYLSLAIGNLLLIAPLAATTPLFVLVGTWLYSKKNEKFGYQIIVGTFGIFIGVTLLTLFKN, encoded by the coding sequence ATGATTTATGCATTATTGTCTTCTGTTATGTTTGCGGCTACATTTTTACTTGTAAAAATAGGTCGTGAAAGTGCCTCGCACCTTTCTGTTTTGTGGATTACACTCACCATCAATGTCGTTGTACTAGCTTTATCTACCTTATTTATAGATATTCCTAAATCTCTTAATCTTCTCGATCTTAAGTTTTTTATTATTTCGGGTATATTTGCACCGTTACTTGGTCGGCTATTCCAGTTCGTTGGAATGTCTAAGTTAGGGGCGAATACAACGACGGCCTTAACCCTAACCCATCCTTTGATAACGGTATTTATAGGGTTGTTGTTTCTAGATGAGTCCGGAAATGTTGTGCAAATACTTGGCGGATTTTTGATCATCACTGGTTCGGTGTTGATTGCTATATTTTCCGGATCAAATGCTAATCTAGGAATTTCCAATGGTCATCAGATATATTTACTATATCCTCTTCTGGCATCATTAACCTATGGGATATCTATTGCCCTTAGAAAGGTGGGGATCGACCAGCTTAATTCACCTGTACTCGCTAGTGCAGTGACAGTTTCTTCCTCGTGGACTATCTTGAGCCTATATGTTTTGGTTACTAGGTGTAAAGTTTCATGTAGTGGCCGAGAATTTACTTATTTTTTTTTCGCAGGAATAGTTTCAAGTATAGGACCTATTTTTCTTTATCTATCGTTGGCAATTGGAAACCTACTTCTAATTGCTCCCTTAGCTGCTACCACTCCGTTATTTGTACTAGTGGGAACTTGGCTTTATTCAAAGAAAAATGAGAAATTTGGATACCAGATAATCGTCGGAACATTCGGTATATTTATTGGAGTGACACTGCTAACGCTATTTAAAAATTAG
- a CDS encoding GAF domain-containing protein: MHQSTGTENEVARLRALQELGLLEMPDDKRFDRITRLAKVIFDTPIVFISFVDEEQQFFRSSMGIDITSTPRSISFCQYAIEHDQLMIIEDALLDNRFKTNPLVTGEPHIRFYAGAVLRSYDQYAIGTLCIIDTKPRTLTAQEQTLLLDLAQGGMDPL, from the coding sequence ATGCACCAATCAACAGGTACAGAAAACGAAGTTGCACGGCTCAGAGCGCTTCAAGAACTGGGACTTCTTGAAATGCCTGATGATAAGCGCTTTGACCGCATTACTCGCCTCGCAAAGGTTATCTTTGATACGCCTATTGTCTTTATTAGTTTTGTTGATGAAGAGCAGCAGTTTTTCAGGTCCAGTATGGGCATTGATATCACCAGTACACCACGAAGTATTTCATTCTGCCAGTACGCCATTGAACACGATCAATTAATGATTATTGAGGATGCTCTTTTGGACAATCGCTTTAAAACCAATCCCTTGGTAACAGGCGAACCACACATACGTTTTTATGCGGGCGCTGTGTTGAGGTCCTATGATCAGTACGCGATAGGCACCCTGTGCATTATTGATACCAAGCCGCGCACCTTGACGGCCCAAGAGCAAACATTACTTTTGGATTTGGCTCAAGGTGGTATGGACCCACTTTAA
- a CDS encoding MarR family winged helix-turn-helix transcriptional regulator: MSAEKLNTAPELKYERMAHIIRELSKQYFNSLERRLQPYGVNHGFWGYLRELWNEEGISQKTLSERVGLTGPTTNSVIKRMLAAGLVELRPITEGKPRQVVYLTEYGKSLKDTLEPLAKEVNDVAQSGMSPEEIEIVREYLLNMHSNLMEDNT; the protein is encoded by the coding sequence ATGTCTGCAGAGAAATTAAATACTGCTCCAGAGCTAAAATACGAGAGGATGGCACACATTATTCGAGAGCTCTCGAAGCAGTACTTCAATTCATTAGAACGAAGATTACAGCCCTACGGCGTAAACCATGGATTTTGGGGATACTTACGTGAGCTCTGGAACGAGGAAGGAATCTCCCAGAAAACCTTAAGTGAACGAGTGGGACTTACTGGACCCACAACGAACTCCGTTATTAAACGCATGTTGGCAGCTGGCCTCGTCGAGCTTCGCCCTATAACTGAAGGAAAACCAAGACAGGTCGTTTATTTAACTGAATATGGAAAGAGCCTTAAGGACACCCTTGAACCTCTAGCAAAAGAAGTCAATGACGTGGCTCAAAGCGGTATGAGCCCTGAGGAAATTGAAATCGTTCGCGAATATTTATTGAACATGCATTCTAATCTTATGGAGGACAATACCTAA
- a CDS encoding IS5 family transposase, which translates to MKKRSAIKDDLFASEHHREKIDRTGDPLAEIEQHINFSALAAEVDSIAPRVDSTQGGRPPYPTETMVRILVLKRLYNLSDEQMEYQLLDRMSYQRFCGLTQAINIPDRTTIWHFENRIGEAGAQALFDGVSAQLFKQGFIARGGQIIDATLVPAPKQHNRRSDKEMLDQKAMPIDWKPVKRRQKDTDASWTKKYGKSHFGYKLSINVDAKYKVIRRFQCDTAKEHDSQHFEAVLDRYNTSQDIYADRGYPSTEREGWLKEHGYRNHIQRKGHRQKPLSECQQRRNKRIAKTRARVEHVFASIDQMGGKLIRTVGQARANFAMTMMAACYNLKRLVSFQRAGIKAF; encoded by the coding sequence ATGAAGAAGCGTAGCGCGATCAAAGACGACCTCTTTGCCAGCGAACATCACCGTGAAAAGATCGACCGGACCGGCGATCCTTTGGCCGAGATTGAGCAGCACATCAATTTTTCTGCACTGGCCGCTGAAGTTGACTCTATCGCGCCTCGCGTTGACAGCACTCAGGGCGGGCGACCGCCGTACCCCACTGAAACCATGGTCCGCATCCTGGTACTTAAGCGCCTCTACAACCTGTCGGATGAACAGATGGAGTACCAGCTACTGGACCGTATGAGCTATCAACGCTTCTGCGGGCTGACCCAAGCGATCAACATTCCGGATCGCACCACGATTTGGCACTTTGAAAATCGCATCGGCGAAGCCGGTGCTCAGGCCTTGTTCGACGGTGTGTCGGCACAACTGTTCAAGCAGGGCTTCATCGCCCGTGGTGGCCAGATCATTGATGCCACCCTGGTGCCAGCCCCCAAGCAGCATAACCGACGCAGTGACAAAGAGATGCTGGATCAAAAAGCCATGCCTATCGACTGGAAGCCCGTCAAACGACGGCAAAAGGATACCGATGCCAGCTGGACGAAGAAGTACGGGAAAAGCCATTTTGGCTACAAACTCTCAATCAATGTCGATGCCAAGTACAAGGTGATCCGGCGTTTTCAATGTGACACCGCCAAAGAGCATGACAGCCAGCACTTCGAGGCTGTTCTTGATCGGTACAACACCAGTCAGGACATCTATGCCGATCGCGGTTACCCATCGACCGAGCGGGAAGGCTGGCTGAAAGAGCACGGCTACCGCAACCATATTCAGCGCAAAGGCCACCGCCAGAAACCGTTATCGGAGTGCCAGCAACGTCGCAATAAGCGGATCGCCAAAACCCGTGCCCGCGTCGAGCATGTGTTCGCCAGCATCGATCAGATGGGGGGCAAGTTGATCCGCACAGTGGGTCAGGCGAGGGCCAACTTTGCGATGACAATGATGGCCGCCTGCTACAACCTGAAGCGGTTGGTGTCCTTTCAGCGGGCCGGGATTAAGGCATTTTGA